CTGACAGGCCTTGGTGCCGTGCTGATCGCAGGCCTTGCTGGCGTGCTTATCTGGCTGTTCGTGGCGCCGCCCGAACTTTTCCGCGTCGCCGATGGCTACGCCGCCAAGATAGTCTGTTCCAATGTCTTTCTGGCGGGGCGTGACCCTCAAGCCGTGCTGGCTGATGACGTGCAAGCCCCCGGTAATCCGGCGCTCAAGCTCGTAAAGGTCAAGGTCGATACTGAGGCGCGCTCCGTTACGGCGCGCTTCCTCGGTCTGTTCGCGCCATCCGGTGCGCTCTACCGCGAAGGCCTCGGTTGCGCCAGCGTGCCCGATCGGAACTGGACGGCGGCCCGGAGCGTCCATCTGGCCGCAACACCCGTGATCTCACATGAAACGAACGCGCTTTGGCCGGATGGTAGCCGCGTCGAAACCGCGCCATCGCCCTTGATCGCCAAAATTCTGGCCGATCCACAGCTGACCGGCCCAGGTATGCGCGCCGTGCTGATCATCAAGGATGGCCGTATCATCGCCGAGACCTATGGCAAAGGCTTTACACCACAAACCCGCCTGCTCGGCTGGTCGATGACCAAGACAGTCAATGCCGCCCTGATCGGCCGCCTCGTTCAGGCTGGCAAGCTTAGCCTCGATGACACGGCGCTATTGCCGCAATGGAGCGATGCACGCAGAGACATCACCCTGCGCGATCTGGCGGCGATGAAAAGCGGACTGGCCTTCAATGAGGACTATGGCGATGTGTCGGACGTATCGCGCATGTTGTACGGCCAGCCTGATATGGCCGCTTTTGCCGCCGCCATGCCCCTGACCGCAAAACCCGGCACGGCCTATAGCTATTCGACCGGTACCAGTTTCATTCTGGCGCGTATCTGGATGAACAAACTCGGCGCCCAGGCGCTGCCTTACCCCCGTGAAGCCCTGTTCGGCCCTCTGGGCATGACGAGCGCGGTGCTGGAGACCGATGAACACGGCACGTTCGCCGCAGGTTCCTATCTCTACGCCACGCCGCGCGACTGGGCGCGCTTCGGCCAGTTTCTGTTGCAGAACGGTGTATGGGAGGGCCAGCGCCTGTTGCCGGAGAACTTTGTCGGGCTAATGCGAACCTCGAACGGCTCGGACGAGGGCTATGCGCAGATGCAGACCTGGCTGAAAGGTCCCGGCGAAAGCGACACTGGCCATTCGGCAGGCCTGCCGGCGGATACCTTCTGGCTGCGCGGCCATGACGGCCAGAGCCTCACAATCATGCCGTCGCACCGCCTGATCGTACTGCGCATGGGCCTGACGCCGTGGGACACCGGTTATAGGCCGGAACCGCTGGTTAAGGCTGTGGTTGAAGCCAGCAAGTAAGGCGAGGAGGCCCGGCGAACGTTACATTCGCGAACTAAAGTGCCTCCTCGACCTCATAAGCTTAAATGTTTTCCAGCACGTATTCGGCCGAGGAAACACGGAACTCGCCGCCTTCTTCAACGAACAGCTTATTGATCGTGCCATCCTTGATCACGGTGGCGTAGCGTTGCGAACGCGGCCCCATACCGAAGCCCGATGCGTCGAGCGTCAAGCCCATGGCCTTGGCGAAGTCGCCATTGCCATCAGCCAGCAAGACCACCTCATCGGTGATACCCTGATCCTTGGCCCAGGCCTTCATGACGAAATAATCGTTGACCGAGGTGCAGGCAACGACATCGACACCCTTGGCCTTGAAGTCGGCAACATGATCCTTGAAGCCCGGCAGGTGGCGCGCGCTGCAGGTCGGGGTGAAAGCGCCTGGTACGGCGAACAGAACCACCGTCTTATCGGCGAAGAAGTCCTTGGAGGCGACAGGCGTGGGGCCTGCCTCGTCGACCACGGTCAGGTTGAGGTCGGGTAGTTTGTCACCGGCTTGCAGGGTCATGTGATATCTTTCTGTAAAGAGCAGGTTCGTCGCTGTTAGATGGAGCGCCATCAAAATGCGAT
The window above is part of the Asticcacaulis sp. MM231 genome. Proteins encoded here:
- a CDS encoding serine hydrolase, producing the protein MTLIRKLLTGLGAVLIAGLAGVLIWLFVAPPELFRVADGYAAKIVCSNVFLAGRDPQAVLADDVQAPGNPALKLVKVKVDTEARSVTARFLGLFAPSGALYREGLGCASVPDRNWTAARSVHLAATPVISHETNALWPDGSRVETAPSPLIAKILADPQLTGPGMRAVLIIKDGRIIAETYGKGFTPQTRLLGWSMTKTVNAALIGRLVQAGKLSLDDTALLPQWSDARRDITLRDLAAMKSGLAFNEDYGDVSDVSRMLYGQPDMAAFAAAMPLTAKPGTAYSYSTGTSFILARIWMNKLGAQALPYPREALFGPLGMTSAVLETDEHGTFAAGSYLYATPRDWARFGQFLLQNGVWEGQRLLPENFVGLMRTSNGSDEGYAQMQTWLKGPGESDTGHSAGLPADTFWLRGHDGQSLTIMPSHRLIVLRMGLTPWDTGYRPEPLVKAVVEASK
- a CDS encoding peroxiredoxin; translated protein: MTLQAGDKLPDLNLTVVDEAGPTPVASKDFFADKTVVLFAVPGAFTPTCSARHLPGFKDHVADFKAKGVDVVACTSVNDYFVMKAWAKDQGITDEVVLLADGNGDFAKAMGLTLDASGFGMGPRSQRYATVIKDGTINKLFVEEGGEFRVSSAEYVLENI